A portion of the Streptomyces erythrochromogenes genome contains these proteins:
- the rimM gene encoding ribosome maturation factor RimM (Essential for efficient processing of 16S rRNA), translating into MELVVARIGRAHGIKGEVTVEVRTDEPELRLSPGAVLRTEPASAGPLTIETGRVHSGRLMLRFAGVKDRTGAEGLRNILLIADVDPAELPEEEDEYYDHQLMDLDVVLEDGTEIGRITEISHLPSQDLFIVERPDGTEVMIPFVEEIVAEIDLEEQRCVITPPPGLIDDRAEVASARDAEAANSEGDA; encoded by the coding sequence GTGGAGCTGGTAGTCGCGCGGATCGGCCGCGCCCACGGCATCAAGGGTGAGGTCACCGTCGAGGTGCGCACGGACGAGCCGGAACTGCGGCTCAGCCCCGGCGCCGTGCTGCGCACCGAACCGGCTTCGGCTGGCCCGCTGACCATCGAGACGGGCCGGGTGCACAGCGGCCGGCTGATGCTGCGCTTCGCCGGCGTCAAGGACCGCACCGGCGCGGAGGGACTCCGCAACATCCTCCTCATCGCCGACGTGGACCCGGCGGAGCTGCCCGAGGAGGAGGACGAGTACTACGACCACCAGCTGATGGACCTGGACGTGGTGCTCGAGGACGGCACCGAGATCGGCCGGATCACCGAGATCTCCCACCTGCCCTCGCAGGACCTCTTCATCGTCGAGCGCCCCGACGGCACCGAGGTGATGATCCCCTTCGTCGAGGAGATCGTCGCCGAGATCGACCTGGAGGAGCAGCGCTGCGTCATCACCCCGCCGCCCGGGCTGATCGACGACCGCGCCGAAGTCGCCTCCGCCCGTGACGCCGAGGCCGCGAACTCCGAGGGCGACGCCTGA
- the ffh gene encoding signal recognition particle protein: protein MFDTLSDRLANTFKGLRGKGRLSEADIDAAAREIRIALLEADVALPVVRSFIANVKERARGEEVSKALNPGQQVLKIVNDELVTILGGETRRLRFAKTAPTVIMLAGLQGAGKTTLAGKLGLWLKGQGHTPLLVACDLQRPNAVNQLSVVADRAGVAFYGPQPGNGVGDPVQVAKDSVEYARTKQFDIVIVDTAGRLGIDAELMQQAADIRDAVSPDEILFVVDAMIGQDAVNTAEAFRDGVGFDGVVLSKLDGDARGGAALSIAHVTGKQIMFASNGEKLDEFDAFHPDRMAGRILDMGDMLTLIEQAEKTFSQAEAEKMAAKLAKGPKEFTLDDFLAQMEQVRKMGSISKLLGMLPGMGQIKDQINNIDERDVDRTAAIIKSMTPAERQDPTIINGSRRARIAKGSGTEVSAVKSLVERFFDARKMMSRMAQGGGMPGMPGIPGMGGGPGRQKKQVKQAKGKRKSGNPMKRKEEEAAAAARREQGPQAIDPAAASNPFGLPAGGQDGQDFDLPDEFKKFMK, encoded by the coding sequence GTGTTCGATACGCTCTCCGACCGCTTGGCGAATACCTTCAAGGGCCTGCGCGGCAAAGGCCGGCTGTCCGAGGCTGACATCGACGCAGCGGCCCGGGAAATCCGTATCGCCCTCCTCGAAGCCGACGTCGCCCTCCCGGTCGTCCGCTCCTTCATCGCGAACGTCAAGGAACGCGCGCGCGGCGAAGAGGTCAGCAAGGCCCTGAACCCGGGCCAGCAGGTCCTGAAGATCGTCAACGACGAGCTCGTCACCATCCTGGGCGGCGAGACCCGGCGGCTGCGCTTCGCCAAGACCGCCCCCACCGTGATCATGCTCGCCGGCCTCCAGGGTGCCGGTAAGACCACCCTCGCCGGAAAGCTCGGCCTCTGGCTGAAGGGGCAGGGCCACACCCCGCTCCTCGTCGCGTGCGACCTCCAGCGCCCGAACGCCGTCAACCAGCTCTCCGTCGTCGCCGACCGCGCGGGCGTGGCCTTCTACGGCCCCCAGCCGGGCAACGGCGTCGGCGACCCGGTCCAGGTCGCGAAGGACTCCGTCGAGTACGCGCGCACCAAGCAGTTCGACATCGTCATCGTCGACACCGCCGGCCGCCTCGGCATCGACGCCGAGCTGATGCAGCAGGCCGCGGACATCCGCGACGCCGTCAGCCCCGACGAGATCCTCTTCGTCGTCGACGCCATGATCGGCCAGGACGCGGTCAACACCGCCGAGGCCTTCCGCGACGGCGTCGGCTTCGACGGCGTGGTGCTCTCCAAGCTCGACGGCGACGCCCGAGGCGGTGCCGCGCTCTCCATCGCGCACGTCACCGGCAAGCAGATCATGTTCGCCTCGAACGGCGAGAAGCTCGACGAGTTCGACGCCTTCCACCCCGACCGCATGGCGGGCCGGATCCTCGACATGGGTGACATGCTCACCCTCATCGAGCAGGCCGAGAAGACCTTCTCGCAGGCCGAGGCCGAGAAGATGGCGGCCAAGCTCGCCAAGGGCCCCAAGGAGTTCACGCTCGACGACTTCCTGGCCCAGATGGAGCAGGTCCGCAAGATGGGCTCCATCTCCAAGCTGCTCGGCATGCTGCCCGGCATGGGGCAGATCAAGGACCAGATCAACAACATCGACGAGCGCGACGTCGACCGCACCGCCGCGATCATCAAGTCGATGACCCCGGCCGAGCGCCAGGACCCGACGATCATCAACGGCTCGCGCCGCGCCCGTATCGCCAAGGGCTCCGGCACCGAGGTCAGCGCCGTCAAGTCGCTGGTCGAGCGGTTCTTCGACGCCCGCAAGATGATGTCGCGCATGGCCCAGGGCGGCGGCATGCCCGGCATGCCGGGCATCCCCGGGATGGGCGGCGGCCCCGGCCGGCAGAAGAAGCAGGTCAAGCAGGCCAAGGGCAAGCGCAAGAGCGGCAACCCCATGAAGCGCAAGGAAGAGGAGGCCGCCGCCGCGGCCCGCCGCGAGCAGGGCCCGCAGGCGATCGACCCGGCGGCCGCGTCCAACCCGTTCGGCCTTCCCGCCGGCGGTCAGGACGGTCAGGACTTCGACCTTCCGGACGAGTTCAAGAAGTTCATGAAGTAG
- the proS gene encoding proline--tRNA ligase, with translation MAKAPVLTPQAEDFPRWYQDLINKAELADNGPVRGTMVIRPYGYGLWERMQQEMDARIKDQGAQNAYFPLFIPQSYLTKEAEHVEGFAPELAVVTHGGGKELEEPVVVRPTSETIINDYFSKWVQSYRDLPLLINQWANVVRWEMRPRVFLRTSEFLWQEGHTAHATYEDAREYAARIHRDVYGDFMTNVLGIDVVLGRKTAKERFAGAINTLTLEGMMGDGKALQMGTSHELGTNFAKAFNTQYLSKEGKQELVWQTSWGVSTRMVGGLIMSHGDDNGLRVPPRLAHVQVVVMAIKGDEAVAKVRELGDRLKAAGIRVHVDDRVDTPFGRRAVDWELKGVPVRIEIGPRDLEAGTAMLARRIPGGKTPVQIDALVDLLPKVLDEDQAQLLRESRERREARTSDVATIEEAAEAAVAGGWARIPWADLGPEGEAKLAEQAVSVRCLVAEDGSVPDADDAPGTLAIVARSY, from the coding sequence ATGGCAAAGGCACCCGTTCTCACCCCGCAGGCGGAGGATTTCCCCCGCTGGTACCAGGATCTGATCAACAAGGCCGAGCTGGCCGACAACGGTCCGGTCCGCGGCACCATGGTCATCCGACCGTACGGCTACGGCCTGTGGGAGCGGATGCAGCAGGAGATGGACGCCCGCATCAAGGACCAGGGCGCCCAGAACGCGTACTTCCCCCTCTTCATCCCGCAGTCGTACCTGACGAAGGAAGCCGAGCACGTCGAGGGCTTCGCCCCCGAGCTCGCGGTCGTCACGCACGGCGGCGGCAAGGAGCTGGAGGAGCCGGTCGTCGTCCGGCCCACGTCCGAGACGATCATCAACGACTACTTCTCCAAGTGGGTCCAGAGCTACCGGGACCTGCCCCTGCTGATCAACCAGTGGGCCAACGTGGTCCGCTGGGAGATGCGCCCCCGCGTCTTCCTCCGCACGAGCGAATTCCTCTGGCAGGAGGGCCACACGGCCCACGCCACCTACGAGGACGCCCGCGAGTACGCCGCCCGCATCCACCGTGACGTCTACGGCGACTTCATGACGAACGTGCTCGGCATCGACGTCGTGCTCGGCCGCAAGACCGCCAAGGAGCGCTTCGCCGGCGCCATCAACACCCTCACCCTCGAGGGCATGATGGGCGACGGCAAGGCCCTGCAGATGGGCACCAGCCACGAGCTCGGCACCAACTTCGCCAAGGCCTTCAACACCCAGTACCTGTCGAAGGAAGGCAAGCAGGAACTCGTCTGGCAGACCTCGTGGGGCGTCTCGACCCGCATGGTCGGCGGTCTGATCATGTCCCACGGCGACGACAACGGCCTGCGCGTGCCGCCGCGTCTGGCCCACGTCCAGGTCGTCGTCATGGCGATCAAGGGCGACGAGGCCGTGGCCAAGGTCCGTGAGCTGGGCGACCGGCTGAAGGCCGCCGGCATCCGCGTGCACGTCGACGACCGCGTCGACACCCCCTTCGGCCGCCGCGCCGTGGACTGGGAGCTCAAGGGCGTGCCGGTCCGCATCGAGATCGGCCCCCGCGACCTGGAGGCCGGGACCGCGATGCTGGCCCGCCGGATCCCGGGCGGGAAGACCCCGGTGCAGATCGACGCGCTCGTCGACCTGCTGCCCAAGGTGCTGGACGAGGACCAGGCGCAGCTGCTGCGCGAGTCCCGCGAGCGCCGCGAGGCCCGTACGTCCGACGTCGCGACCATCGAGGAGGCCGCCGAGGCCGCCGTCGCCGGCGGCTGGGCGCGGATCCCGTGGGCCGACCTCGGTCCGGAGGGCGAGGCGAAGCTGGCCGAGCAGGCCGTCTCCGTGCGCTGCCTGGTGGCCGAGGACGGGTCCGTTCCGGATGCCGACGACGCTCCCGGTACCCTCGCGATCGTGGCGCGCTCGTACTGA
- the ftsH gene encoding ATP-dependent zinc metalloprotease FtsH, with translation MDGRRRRPVPSPTPVPPRDRADTPWRSEGAPAAPPPRKRMPGGWRGLILAALIVFLVANLVLSFFNEGDEPTISYTEFSKQVANGNVSKIYSKGDAIQGELKAGQPLPDGGKGDYTKFVTQRPAFADDALWAELTKQNVNVTASPVVVQRSFLANLLLSLAPMLLLVLLWVVIARRMGGAAGAGMGALGRKAPPRPVELQAGAERTTFEDVAGIDEVEGELGDVVDFLKNPQQYRRMGARMPGGVLLSGPPGTGKTLLARAVAGEAGVPFFSASASEFIEMIVGVGASRVRELFAEARKVAPAIIFIDEIDTIGRARGGGAGMGGHDEREQTLNQILTEMDGFSGSEGVVVLAATNRADVLDPALIRPGRFDRMVVVPPPDRVGREAILRIHTRDIPLAEDVDLRQVARTTPGMTGAELANLANEAALLAVKRQQTQVTQSDLSDALEKVQLGAERPLVMPEEERRRTAYHESGHALLGMLQPGADPVRKITIVPRGRALGVTLSTPDADRYAYTEQYLRGRIIGALGGMAAEQVVYEVITTGAENDLEQVTNIVRGMVGRWGMSERIGRLTAIPADGQSPYGLSAAPATLDAVDHEMRRIVDECYVEACRLLREHRPQLDDLAQALLANETLDEPAAYAAAGIPRLTKAHGTD, from the coding sequence ATGGACGGCAGAAGGAGGCGCCCCGTGCCCAGCCCCACCCCCGTACCTCCCCGGGACCGGGCCGACACGCCCTGGCGCTCGGAGGGCGCACCGGCCGCCCCACCCCCCAGGAAGCGGATGCCGGGCGGCTGGCGGGGTCTGATCCTCGCCGCCCTGATCGTCTTCCTGGTCGCCAACCTCGTGCTGTCCTTCTTCAACGAGGGCGATGAGCCGACGATCTCGTACACCGAGTTCAGCAAGCAGGTCGCGAACGGCAACGTCTCCAAGATCTACTCCAAGGGCGACGCGATCCAGGGCGAGCTCAAGGCCGGGCAGCCGCTGCCCGACGGCGGCAAGGGGGACTACACCAAGTTCGTCACGCAGCGCCCGGCCTTCGCCGACGACGCGCTGTGGGCCGAGCTCACCAAGCAGAACGTCAACGTGACCGCCTCCCCGGTCGTCGTGCAGCGCAGCTTCCTCGCCAACCTGCTGCTCTCCCTCGCCCCGATGCTCCTGCTGGTCCTGCTGTGGGTCGTCATCGCCCGCCGGATGGGCGGGGCGGCGGGCGCCGGCATGGGGGCGCTGGGACGCAAGGCGCCGCCCCGGCCGGTGGAGCTGCAGGCGGGAGCCGAGCGCACCACCTTCGAGGACGTCGCCGGCATCGACGAGGTCGAGGGAGAGCTGGGCGACGTCGTCGACTTCCTCAAGAACCCGCAGCAGTACCGCAGGATGGGCGCCCGCATGCCCGGCGGGGTCCTGCTGTCCGGCCCGCCCGGCACCGGCAAGACCCTGCTCGCGCGGGCGGTCGCGGGCGAGGCCGGGGTGCCGTTCTTCTCCGCCTCCGCCTCCGAGTTCATCGAGATGATCGTCGGGGTCGGAGCCTCCCGGGTGCGGGAACTGTTCGCCGAGGCGCGCAAGGTGGCCCCCGCCATCATCTTCATCGACGAGATCGACACCATCGGCCGGGCGCGCGGCGGCGGCGCCGGCATGGGCGGCCACGACGAACGCGAACAGACCCTGAACCAGATCCTCACCGAGATGGACGGCTTCTCCGGCTCCGAGGGCGTGGTCGTCCTCGCCGCCACCAACCGCGCGGACGTGCTGGACCCGGCGCTGATCCGCCCCGGCCGCTTCGACCGGATGGTGGTCGTCCCCCCGCCCGACCGGGTCGGACGCGAGGCCATCCTGCGCATCCACACCCGCGACATCCCGCTCGCCGAGGACGTCGACCTGCGCCAGGTCGCCCGTACCACCCCCGGCATGACCGGGGCCGAGCTCGCCAACCTCGCCAACGAGGCCGCGCTGCTCGCCGTCAAACGGCAGCAGACGCAGGTCACCCAGTCCGACCTGTCGGACGCCCTGGAGAAGGTGCAACTGGGCGCCGAGCGGCCGCTGGTCATGCCGGAGGAGGAGCGTCGGCGCACCGCCTACCACGAGAGCGGCCACGCCCTGCTGGGCATGCTCCAGCCGGGAGCCGACCCCGTACGCAAGATCACGATCGTGCCCCGCGGGCGCGCCCTCGGCGTCACCCTCTCGACCCCGGACGCGGACCGGTACGCGTACACCGAGCAGTACCTGCGCGGACGCATCATCGGCGCGCTCGGCGGCATGGCGGCCGAGCAGGTCGTCTACGAAGTCATCACCACGGGCGCGGAGAACGACCTGGAACAGGTCACCAACATCGTCCGCGGCATGGTCGGCCGCTGGGGCATGAGCGAGCGGATCGGCCGGCTGACCGCGATCCCCGCCGACGGGCAGAGCCCCTACGGCCTGTCCGCCGCGCCCGCCACGCTCGACGCGGTGGACCACGAGATGCGCCGGATCGTGGACGAGTGCTACGTGGAGGCCTGCCGCCTGCTGCGCGAGCACCGGCCGCAACTGGACGACCTGGCGCAGGCCCTCCTCGCCAACGAGACCCTCGACGAACCGGCCGCCTACGCCGCCGCGGGCATCCCCCGGCTGACGAAGGCCCACGGCACGGACTGA
- a CDS encoding RNA-binding protein, whose amino-acid sequence MLEEALEHLVKGIVDNPDEVQVASRNLRRGQVLEVRVHPDDLGKVIGRNGRTARALRTVVGAIGGRGIRVDLVDVDQVR is encoded by the coding sequence ATGCTCGAGGAGGCTCTTGAGCACCTCGTAAAGGGCATTGTGGACAACCCCGACGAAGTGCAGGTCGCCTCGCGCAACCTGCGCCGCGGGCAGGTGCTCGAGGTCCGGGTCCACCCCGACGACCTCGGCAAGGTGATCGGCCGCAACGGCCGCACCGCACGTGCTCTGCGCACCGTCGTGGGCGCCATCGGCGGCCGGGGGATCCGCGTCGACCTCGTCGACGTGGACCAGGTCCGCTGA
- the rpsP gene encoding 30S ribosomal protein S16 — MAVKIKLKRLGKIRSPHYRIVVADARTRRDGRAIEEIGIYQPTYNPSRIEVNGERAQYWLSVGAQPTEAVLAILKLTGDWQAHKGLPAPAPLLQPATKEDKRRSFDEFAKALEGIGEGKGEAITQKKKADKKADEADAAAESTEA, encoded by the coding sequence GTGGCAGTCAAGATCAAGCTCAAGCGCCTCGGTAAGATCCGCTCTCCCCACTACCGCATCGTCGTCGCCGACGCCCGCACCCGTCGGGACGGCCGCGCGATCGAGGAGATCGGCATCTACCAGCCGACCTACAACCCCTCGCGCATCGAGGTCAACGGCGAGCGCGCCCAGTACTGGCTCTCCGTCGGCGCCCAGCCGACCGAGGCCGTTCTCGCCATCCTGAAGCTCACCGGTGACTGGCAGGCGCACAAGGGCCTTCCGGCCCCCGCGCCGCTGCTGCAGCCGGCCACGAAGGAAGACAAGCGTCGCTCCTTCGACGAGTTCGCCAAGGCCCTCGAGGGCATCGGCGAGGGCAAGGGCGAGGCCATCACGCAGAAGAAGAAGGCCGACAAGAAGGCGGACGAGGCTGACGCCGCCGCCGAGTCGACCGAGGCCTGA